One stretch of Fictibacillus sp. b24 DNA includes these proteins:
- a CDS encoding sporulation protein, with amino-acid sequence MSFVNRMLASVGIGSAKVDTILDKDTYSPGENITGKIKIEGGKVDQNIDHITLYVMTEYYREIDDKKVRETAAIEKTTVTSSLVVKAGSQQEIPFSLKLPYDAPLTLGHTPVWIKTGLDIQMAVDPTDNDQIRVLPDAETSAIFDAIEQLGFRLRKAYCGSAPRYMRRRLPFLQEFEYVPTSGAYAGKLDELEVIMVPQTDSIELLLEIDKKGKGLFGMLSEAMDLDETKVRLTLTRSELRNPAGVKTKIEQLLRQYS; translated from the coding sequence ATGTCTTTTGTAAACCGCATGTTAGCTTCAGTAGGAATTGGATCAGCAAAGGTAGACACAATCTTAGATAAAGATACTTACTCACCTGGTGAAAACATTACAGGAAAAATAAAAATTGAAGGTGGCAAGGTCGATCAAAACATCGATCACATTACTCTTTATGTAATGACAGAATACTATCGTGAAATAGATGATAAAAAAGTACGCGAAACAGCGGCGATCGAGAAAACGACTGTTACGAGCTCCCTTGTTGTAAAAGCAGGTAGCCAGCAAGAGATTCCTTTCTCTCTTAAACTTCCATATGATGCACCGTTAACTCTCGGACATACTCCTGTTTGGATCAAAACAGGACTTGATATTCAGATGGCTGTGGATCCCACTGACAACGATCAGATTCGTGTGCTGCCTGATGCCGAAACGTCTGCGATCTTTGATGCGATTGAACAGCTTGGATTCCGCCTCCGAAAAGCATACTGCGGTTCTGCACCACGTTATATGCGCCGCAGACTTCCGTTTTTACAAGAGTTCGAGTATGTTCCGACTTCAGGAGCATATGCAGGAAAGCTTGATGAGCTAGAAGTAATCATGGTTCCGCAAACAGACAGCATCGAGCTTTTACTTGAAATTGATAAAAAAGGAAAAGGGTTGTTCGGTATGCTGTCAGAGGCAATGGATCTTGACGAAACGAAAGTGCGCCTCACACTTACACGCAGCGAGCTTCGAAATCCTGCTGGTGTTAAAACTAAGATTGAGCAGTTGCTTCGCCAATACAGCTAA
- a CDS encoding four-helix bundle copper-binding protein: MNQTFQECIDECLRCMQACNHCYDACLKEEDVKMMADCIRLDRECSDICSYAAEMMARNSPFIKEICELCAKVCEACGNECKQHDHEHCQECAKACFRCADACRKMIA, encoded by the coding sequence ATGAACCAAACGTTTCAAGAGTGTATCGATGAATGCCTGCGCTGTATGCAAGCGTGCAACCATTGCTATGATGCTTGTTTAAAAGAAGAAGACGTTAAGATGATGGCGGATTGTATCAGACTTGACCGTGAATGCTCTGATATTTGCAGTTATGCTGCAGAGATGATGGCGCGCAACAGCCCATTCATTAAAGAAATCTGTGAACTATGCGCAAAAGTTTGTGAAGCTTGCGGTAATGAATGTAAACAGCACGATCACGAGCATTGTCAGGAGTGTGCAAAGGCATGTTTCAGATGTGCAGACGCTTGTAGAAAAATGATCGCCTAG
- the gerQ gene encoding spore coat protein GerQ, with amino-acid sequence MNNFNPYGQEYYRQQNGMNGMNGMNGMGGMMGGSMGGMAGMGVPQDMAQSQQAPGMGGGPLPDIGAPGQLPLEQSYIENILRMNKGKVATVYMTFENNEKWNAKVFKGVIEAAGRDHIILSDPQTGKRYLLLMVYVNYVTFDEEINYSYPFGTQQQSGQLSQYSPR; translated from the coding sequence ATGAACAACTTTAATCCGTATGGCCAGGAGTATTATCGGCAGCAAAATGGAATGAATGGAATGAATGGTATGAATGGAATGGGCGGCATGATGGGTGGCTCTATGGGTGGTATGGCCGGAATGGGCGTCCCTCAGGATATGGCCCAAAGCCAGCAGGCGCCTGGAATGGGTGGCGGCCCTCTGCCTGACATAGGTGCACCAGGTCAGCTTCCGCTTGAGCAATCGTACATTGAAAATATTTTACGTATGAACAAAGGAAAAGTCGCAACCGTCTATATGACGTTTGAAAATAACGAAAAATGGAACGCGAAAGTTTTTAAGGGGGTCATTGAAGCAGCAGGGCGTGACCACATTATCTTAAGTGATCCGCAGACCGGAAAGCGTTATTTACTGTTAATGGTATACGTGAACTATGTTACGTTTGATGAGGAGATCAACTATAGCTATCCGTTCGGCACGCAGCAGCAATCCGGACAGCTCTCTCAATACAGCCCGCGTTGA
- a CDS encoding beta-class carbonic anhydrase → MSVLNEILEFNHQFVENKEYEPFQTTKFPDKGLVIVSCMDTRLTELLPSAMNIKNGDVKVVKSAGAVISHPFGSIMRSILVAIYELKAEEVMVIGHYDCGMSNVNAEGLLAKMKDRGIEETTFDTLKYSGLDLKKWVQGFDSVEDSVRNSVELVRNHPLLPEDIKVHGLVIDPATGRLDLVERGK, encoded by the coding sequence ATGTCCGTACTTAACGAAATCTTAGAATTCAATCACCAATTTGTTGAAAACAAAGAATATGAGCCTTTTCAAACTACTAAATTTCCTGACAAAGGGCTCGTCATTGTGTCTTGTATGGATACACGTTTAACAGAATTACTGCCTAGTGCAATGAACATTAAGAACGGGGATGTAAAAGTTGTTAAGTCCGCAGGTGCGGTTATCTCTCACCCATTTGGCTCTATTATGAGAAGTATTCTTGTAGCTATCTATGAACTAAAAGCTGAGGAAGTAATGGTCATCGGTCACTATGACTGTGGCATGAGCAATGTAAACGCTGAGGGATTGCTCGCTAAGATGAAAGACCGCGGCATAGAAGAAACGACATTTGACACATTAAAATATTCAGGACTTGATTTAAAGAAATGGGTTCAAGGTTTTGACAGTGTGGAAGATTCCGTCAGAAACAGCGTGGAGCTTGTGAGAAACCATCCTCTGCTTCCTGAAGATATTAAAGTACATGGTCTCGTTATTGACCCAGCCACAGGAAGACTTGATCTTGTAGAACGTGGAAAATAG
- a CDS encoding lipoate--protein ligase family protein: MADHLLSQPVWRLIDQSSLGPSFDARQSFATDDTLCTSIGSGDSPATARTWVHHDTIVLGIQDTRLPHLREGIDFLESRGYRVIVRNSGGLAVVLDSGVLNISLILPEKEGTIDINQGYDTMTALVGELLAPYDAAFEAYEIVGSYCPGSYDLSIGGKKFAGISQRRMRGGVAVQIYLCVDGSGSERAALIGEFYKRGLAGLETKFQYPVIEPDVMASLAELLGRPVTVPEIHASLLSVLHKNSELFYSGQLSVEESELLPGNIKRMWDRNEKALSL, translated from the coding sequence ATGGCGGATCATTTACTGAGCCAGCCGGTCTGGCGGCTGATCGACCAGTCTTCCCTTGGACCGTCGTTTGATGCGCGGCAGTCTTTTGCGACCGATGACACTCTTTGCACATCGATCGGAAGCGGTGATTCACCGGCAACAGCTCGCACATGGGTTCACCATGACACGATCGTCCTCGGCATACAGGATACACGCCTGCCTCATCTAAGGGAAGGGATTGATTTTCTAGAGTCTCGGGGTTATCGCGTAATCGTGAGAAATTCTGGTGGGCTTGCCGTGGTGCTTGACAGCGGCGTGCTGAACATTTCACTCATTCTTCCTGAAAAAGAAGGAACGATCGACATCAATCAAGGGTACGACACGATGACGGCACTTGTTGGCGAGCTTCTTGCGCCTTATGATGCAGCGTTTGAAGCGTATGAGATCGTAGGTTCTTATTGCCCGGGAAGTTATGATCTAAGTATTGGCGGAAAAAAATTTGCGGGAATCTCCCAGCGGCGTATGCGTGGCGGGGTCGCTGTACAGATCTACCTTTGCGTGGACGGCAGCGGTTCAGAGCGTGCGGCGTTGATCGGAGAGTTTTATAAGCGCGGTTTAGCAGGATTGGAGACAAAGTTCCAGTACCCGGTGATTGAGCCAGATGTTATGGCAAGCTTAGCGGAACTGCTTGGACGCCCTGTGACAGTTCCTGAAATTCACGCCTCCTTACTGAGTGTACTGCACAAAAATAGCGAGCTTTTTTACAGCGGTCAGCTTTCGGTGGAGGAAAGCGAGCTGCTTCCAGGTAACATAAAACGAATGTGGGATCGAAATGAGAAGGCACTGTCACTATAA
- a CDS encoding cell wall hydrolase — protein sequence MAVIKATNKDIDLLARLIRAEAEGEGDQGMLLVGNTGVNRIRSNCLDFKNIRTMQQMVFQRPGGFEATIKGYFYQGARENERRLARRVINGQRFHPAKNSLWFFDPSGPCPATWYNQPRAGSFKAHCFYQPRQSDCPNVFNTF from the coding sequence GTGGCAGTCATTAAAGCGACCAATAAGGATATCGATCTGCTTGCACGACTTATACGTGCTGAGGCGGAAGGTGAAGGCGATCAAGGCATGCTGCTCGTTGGCAATACCGGCGTGAACCGCATTCGCTCTAACTGCCTTGATTTTAAAAATATCCGAACGATGCAGCAGATGGTATTTCAGAGGCCAGGGGGATTTGAAGCCACCATCAAAGGATACTTTTATCAAGGTGCGCGTGAGAATGAAAGAAGATTAGCCAGAAGAGTCATTAACGGCCAGCGTTTTCATCCAGCTAAAAATTCTTTATGGTTTTTTGATCCAAGCGGTCCTTGTCCTGCGACTTGGTACAATCAACCGCGTGCAGGAAGCTTTAAGGCACACTGTTTTTATCAACCGAGACAAAGCGATTGTCCAAATGTGTTTAACACCTTTTAG
- a CDS encoding DUF423 domain-containing protein encodes MKLFLILGAIHAMLAVMLGAFGAHALEAKLTARNMLNVYQTGVQYHMYHALALLAVGILLGKWPASSLLTGAGWSFFIGILLFSGSLYALSNTGMKFFGPITPLGGVAFIVGWILLIIAVVKA; translated from the coding sequence ATGAAGCTTTTTCTTATATTAGGAGCGATTCATGCCATGCTTGCTGTCATGCTGGGAGCATTCGGTGCACATGCGCTTGAGGCGAAATTAACAGCACGCAATATGCTGAATGTGTACCAAACAGGGGTTCAATATCATATGTATCATGCACTGGCATTGCTGGCAGTAGGCATTTTACTAGGAAAGTGGCCGGCATCGTCTTTATTAACTGGAGCAGGTTGGTCGTTCTTTATCGGGATTTTATTGTTCTCTGGAAGTCTTTACGCACTCTCAAACACAGGCATGAAGTTTTTCGGCCCAATCACACCGCTTGGTGGCGTAGCGTTTATTGTAGGCTGGATCTTGCTGATCATTGCGGTAGTAAAAGCATAA
- a CDS encoding YvrJ family protein, whose translation MNGASEWLNLVNLLGNVGFPIVIAGYLLFQFEKRIQSLEGIIRELHSELVEKEELERKIDQYVRLLDSERQPKKR comes from the coding sequence ATGAATGGTGCAAGTGAATGGTTAAACCTTGTCAATCTCCTCGGAAATGTGGGCTTTCCCATTGTCATTGCTGGGTATTTGCTTTTTCAGTTTGAAAAGAGGATTCAGAGTCTTGAAGGAATCATAAGAGAACTTCACTCAGAATTGGTGGAGAAGGAGGAGCTTGAAAGGAAGATCGATCAATATGTCCGCTTGCTGGACAGCGAACGTCAGCCGAAGAAACGTTAA
- a CDS encoding YwdI family protein, protein MNIPVSQFAKKIEKHVAEMKQLSENSPKLREHVSAIQTLCELMLEAEEDNSAGVKEWVPSHPVQKPASMMTAPSAKPHKKSMMDFDMDYDDDDQDAKDGNGDSIFDF, encoded by the coding sequence ATGAATATACCAGTAAGTCAGTTTGCGAAGAAAATAGAAAAACATGTAGCAGAAATGAAACAGCTGAGTGAAAATTCTCCTAAGCTGCGTGAACACGTTTCAGCGATCCAAACGTTGTGCGAGTTAATGCTGGAGGCGGAAGAGGACAACTCAGCTGGTGTAAAAGAATGGGTACCGTCTCATCCTGTGCAAAAACCGGCAAGCATGATGACAGCACCATCAGCAAAACCCCATAAAAAGTCGATGATGGATTTTGATATGGACTATGATGATGACGATCAAGACGCAAAAGATGGCAATGGAGACTCTATTTTTGATTTTTAA
- the hemQ gene encoding hydrogen peroxide-dependent heme synthase, which translates to MSEAAITLEGWYCLHDFRTMDWAAWKTLTSDQREYAINEFLTFLEKWENVEANKAGSHALYSIMGQKADFMMMLLRPTMEELNEIENAFNKTAFAQYTVKEYSYVSVVELSTYNPQNESGEMDPMIKARLFPELPKWKHVCFYPMDKRRDGDDNWYMLPMEERKKMMYSHGMIGRGYAGKVKQIITGSVGFDDWEWGVTLFSNDMLQFKKLVYEMRFDEVSARYGEFGSFYVGNILTKEAMPAYLQV; encoded by the coding sequence ATGAGTGAAGCAGCGATTACACTAGAAGGCTGGTATTGCCTTCATGATTTCCGTACGATGGACTGGGCCGCTTGGAAAACGCTTACGAGTGACCAGAGAGAATATGCAATCAATGAATTTTTAACGTTCCTTGAAAAGTGGGAGAACGTAGAAGCAAACAAAGCCGGCAGTCATGCTCTTTACAGCATCATGGGGCAAAAAGCTGATTTCATGATGATGCTTCTTCGTCCGACGATGGAAGAACTGAACGAGATCGAGAACGCATTTAACAAAACAGCTTTCGCACAATATACAGTAAAAGAATACTCTTACGTTTCTGTTGTTGAGCTTAGTACGTACAACCCTCAAAACGAGAGCGGCGAGATGGATCCGATGATTAAAGCTCGTCTTTTCCCTGAACTGCCAAAATGGAAGCATGTATGTTTCTATCCGATGGACAAGCGCCGTGATGGTGACGATAACTGGTACATGCTGCCGATGGAAGAGCGCAAGAAGATGATGTACTCCCACGGCATGATCGGCCGCGGCTATGCAGGGAAAGTGAAGCAGATCATCACTGGATCAGTCGGCTTTGACGATTGGGAATGGGGCGTAACGCTGTTCTCAAACGACATGCTTCAATTTAAGAAGTTAGTATACGAAATGCGCTTTGACGAAGTAAGTGCACGCTACGGCGAGTTCGGATCTTTCTATGTTGGAAACATCCTGACAAAAGAAGCAATGCCTGCTTATTTACAAGTGTAA
- the pta gene encoding phosphate acetyltransferase — MSDLFIDLKNRVQSANPVIVFPEGTDERILEAASRLASEKVLQPILVGNPADVTAKAQAGNFSLDGVQVLNPAEYGEFDALVDALVERRKGKTTEEQARKILLDENYFGTMLVYTGKAHGLVSGAAHSTADTVRPALQIIKTKEGVKKTSGAFIMVRGDEKYVFADCAINISPSSQDLAESAMVSAETARVFGIDPKVALLSFSTKGSAVSPETEKVVEALEVLKGMNPDFPYDGELQFDAAFVPSVAAKKAPESPIKGEANVFIFPSLETGNIGYKMVQRLGGFEAIGPILQGLNMPVNDLSRGCNSEDVYKLALITAMQAL; from the coding sequence ATGAGTGATCTTTTTATAGATTTAAAAAACAGAGTTCAATCCGCAAATCCGGTTATCGTTTTTCCTGAAGGAACGGATGAAAGAATTCTAGAGGCAGCTAGCCGTCTAGCATCTGAAAAGGTATTGCAGCCTATTTTAGTAGGAAACCCTGCTGACGTGACAGCAAAAGCACAAGCGGGTAACTTCTCTTTAGATGGAGTACAAGTGCTGAATCCTGCTGAATACGGCGAGTTCGACGCATTAGTTGATGCACTAGTTGAACGCCGTAAAGGGAAAACAACAGAAGAGCAAGCACGCAAAATTTTGTTGGATGAAAATTACTTCGGAACAATGCTTGTTTACACAGGGAAAGCTCACGGACTTGTGAGTGGTGCAGCACATTCTACAGCTGACACGGTTCGTCCGGCGCTTCAAATCATCAAAACCAAAGAAGGCGTGAAGAAAACATCTGGTGCGTTCATCATGGTTCGTGGCGACGAGAAATATGTGTTCGCTGACTGCGCGATCAACATTTCTCCAAGCAGCCAAGACTTAGCGGAATCTGCGATGGTTTCTGCTGAAACAGCTCGCGTATTCGGAATTGACCCGAAAGTAGCACTTCTTTCATTCTCTACAAAAGGCTCTGCGGTTTCACCAGAGACTGAAAAAGTGGTAGAAGCATTGGAAGTTCTGAAAGGAATGAACCCAGACTTTCCTTATGACGGAGAGCTTCAGTTCGACGCAGCGTTCGTACCGTCAGTTGCAGCGAAAAAAGCACCAGAATCACCAATCAAAGGGGAAGCGAACGTATTTATTTTCCCAAGCCTTGAAACAGGAAACATCGGATACAAGATGGTTCAGCGCTTAGGCGGTTTTGAAGCGATTGGACCGATCCTTCAAGGATTAAACATGCCTGTAAACGATCTTTCCCGTGGCTGTAATTCAGAAGACGTTTATAAATTAGCATTGATTACAGCGATGCAAGCACTGTAA